The segment CACCGTCCTCCACGCCGGCGATCTCCTCCTCGTCACCGGCAAGGTCGCCGACATCGCGCGGATCGAGCAATCGCACGGCCTGCGCATCTCCGGCACCCGCCCCGAGCTGCCGCTGCAGGCAGGCGAGGGGCGCCTCGCCGAGGTGATCGTGCCGCCCCGCTCCCGCGTGGTGGGGCGCACGCTCCAGGAGCTCGACTTCCGCAGCCGCTACCGGGTCACCGCGCTGGCGGTGCAGCGCCACGGCGTCTCCCTCCACGAGCGGATCGGCAACGTGCCGCTGCTGCCTGGCGACGTCCTCCTCGTGCAGGGCACCACCGAGTCGCTCTACATCCTCCACCGCCAGGGCGACCTCGCGCTCCTCGGCCCGATCCACCTCCCCGCCCGCCGCACCGGCAAGCGCCACCTCGCCCTGGGGATCCTCGCGTTCGTCGTGCTCCTGCCGGCGTTCGGCGTGGTGCCGATCACCGTCTCCTCGCTCCTCGGCGCCCTGGCGATGGTGCTCACCGGCTGCCTCACGCCGGAGGAGGCCTACCAGGGGATCGATTGGAGCGTGGTGGTGCTCCTCGGCGCGATCCTGCCCCTCGGCCTCGCGATCCAGCGCACCGGCACCGCGGAACTTCTGGCCAACTCGCTGCTCTGGCTGACCACGCCGCTGGGCGTCTACGGCCTGCTCGCCACGGTCTACGTGCTCACCGCCATCCTCACCGAGGTGATCAGCAACAACGCGGCGGCGCTCGTGCTCACGCCCATCGCCGTTGCCGCGGCCACGGCGCTGGGCCTGTCGCCGATGCCCTTCGTGATCGCGGTGATGTTCGCTGCCTCGACCAGCTTCATGACGCCGATCGGCTACCAGACCAACACGTTCATCTACGGCCCGGGCGGCTACCGCTTCATCGACTTCCTGCGGGTGGGCGGCCCCCTGAACCTCGTCCTCGCCATGGTGAC is part of the Vulgatibacter sp. genome and harbors:
- a CDS encoding SLC13 family permease, which encodes MPEALDKDVLLTLGITAGALALFLWNRLRVDIVGLIVLAALVLAGLVQPDEVPSGFANEAVFTVAAMLVLSAGLMRTGLLESVASWMGRTARGSKVRLLLVMLAVVIPVSAFLNNTAAVAILLPVVLGLAREFDAAPSELLMPLSFGSQLGGILTLIGTSTNLLVAGLVLDLGLDRIGLFTITPAALVITGVGILYLVTVGRWLTPERAAPPRDLLSSYELREYLTGLIVEPASRLVGRSLGTTRFGQQYGLQVIAIQRADDREHIRFPSGRTVLHAGDLLLVTGKVADIARIEQSHGLRISGTRPELPLQAGEGRLAEVIVPPRSRVVGRTLQELDFRSRYRVTALAVQRHGVSLHERIGNVPLLPGDVLLVQGTTESLYILHRQGDLALLGPIHLPARRTGKRHLALGILAFVVLLPAFGVVPITVSSLLGALAMVLTGCLTPEEAYQGIDWSVVVLLGAILPLGLAIQRTGTAELLANSLLWLTTPLGVYGLLATVYVLTAILTEVISNNAAALVLTPIAVAAATALGLSPMPFVIAVMFAASTSFMTPIGYQTNTFIYGPGGYRFIDFLRVGGPLNLVLAMVTTLVLPIFFPFRP